A genome region from Flavobacterium sp. CFS9 includes the following:
- a CDS encoding M20 family metallo-hydrolase, whose product MKNIATLTQEAISLLKSLIETPSFSSEEEQTALLIENWFNQNEIPFQRENNNVWAFNKHFDENKPTLLLNSHHDTVKPNQAYTNDPFKAIEKEGKLFGLGSNDAGGCLVSLLATFVHFYENQDLSHNIVIVASAEEESSGKNGLNSVLKHLPELDCAIVGEPTLMQLAVAEKGLLVLDVKVKGTASHAAHQNDDNAIYKSIPVMEWFKNYKFDKISEVLGPVKMTVTQISAGKQHNVVPSECDLVVDIRVTDCYSNTEILEVVKANINAEVTPRSMHLNASSIPVAHGLVQAGITLGRTTYGSPTLSDQSVLSCQSLKLGPGETLRSHSADEFIFVNEIEEGIDLYIKILNGFFKL is encoded by the coding sequence ATGAAAAATATTGCAACGCTTACCCAGGAAGCAATTAGTTTATTAAAAAGTCTTATCGAAACCCCTTCCTTTTCAAGTGAAGAAGAACAAACAGCCCTTTTAATCGAAAATTGGTTCAATCAAAACGAAATTCCTTTTCAAAGAGAAAATAATAATGTGTGGGCTTTCAACAAACATTTCGACGAAAATAAACCAACACTATTATTAAACTCACACCACGATACCGTAAAACCTAATCAGGCTTATACTAACGATCCGTTTAAAGCCATTGAAAAAGAGGGAAAATTATTTGGGTTAGGAAGTAATGATGCAGGAGGTTGTCTGGTTTCGTTACTGGCAACATTTGTGCACTTCTACGAAAACCAAGATTTATCACATAATATCGTTATTGTAGCTTCTGCCGAAGAAGAAAGCAGCGGAAAGAATGGTTTAAACAGCGTTTTAAAGCACTTACCAGAATTAGATTGCGCTATTGTGGGCGAACCTACCTTAATGCAGTTGGCGGTTGCCGAAAAAGGATTGTTAGTTTTAGACGTAAAAGTCAAAGGAACCGCAAGTCATGCCGCACATCAAAACGACGATAATGCCATCTATAAATCAATTCCCGTAATGGAATGGTTTAAAAATTATAAATTCGATAAAATTTCGGAAGTTTTGGGTCCTGTGAAAATGACCGTAACACAAATCAGTGCAGGAAAACAGCACAATGTAGTGCCGTCAGAATGTGATTTAGTAGTCGATATTCGCGTGACCGATTGTTATTCGAATACGGAGATACTCGAAGTAGTAAAAGCCAATATAAACGCCGAAGTAACGCCAAGATCAATGCACCTGAATGCTTCGTCAATTCCGGTGGCACATGGTTTGGTACAAGCCGGGATCACTTTAGGAAGAACCACTTATGGCTCGCCTACACTTTCAGATCAGTCCGTTTTAAGCTGCCAGTCTTTAAAATTAGGACCGGGAGAAACCCTGCGTTCACATTCTGCAGACGAATTTATTTTTGTAAATGAAATTGAAGAAGGAATTGATTTGTATATCAAAATACTCAACGGGTTCTTTAAATTATAA
- the argH gene encoding argininosuccinate lyase — protein sequence MKLWEKGIPTDKQIEQFTVGNDRELDLVLAKYDALGSIAHAKMLGQIGLLTQEETTSLVDALHEIIADVAVGNFEIENSFEDVHSKIEYLLTVKLGDAGKKIHTARSRNDQVLVDVHLYLKDELKAIKEQVKTLFDLLMESAEKHQNVLLPGYTHLQIAMPSSFGMWFSAYAESLIDDITMLNAASKVVDQNPLGSAAGYGSSFPINRTFTTQELGFETLKFNAVAAQMSRGKAEKTVAFAMSSVAATLSKFAMDVCLYMSQNFDFISLPSHLTTGSSIMPHKKNPDVFELIRGKCNKIQALPYEITLITNNLPSGYHRDFQLLKEGLFPAIQNLKACLDIAIFSVKDITVKDNILKDKKYDYLFTVDTLNEMVVAGIPFRDAYKEVAEQLEAGTYQSPKETKHSHEGSINNLCLNAIKDKMKAAL from the coding sequence ATGAAACTTTGGGAAAAAGGAATACCAACAGACAAACAAATCGAGCAATTTACCGTTGGAAACGATCGTGAACTCGATTTAGTTCTTGCAAAATACGATGCATTAGGGTCAATTGCACATGCCAAAATGCTTGGACAGATAGGTTTATTAACTCAGGAAGAAACCACTTCTTTAGTGGACGCTTTACATGAGATTATTGCTGATGTTGCTGTTGGAAATTTCGAAATAGAAAACAGTTTTGAGGATGTACACTCCAAAATAGAGTATTTGCTCACCGTAAAACTGGGAGACGCCGGAAAAAAAATCCACACAGCGCGTTCCCGTAACGATCAGGTTTTGGTAGACGTTCATTTGTATTTAAAAGACGAGTTAAAAGCGATAAAAGAGCAGGTAAAAACACTTTTTGATTTGTTGATGGAATCTGCAGAGAAACATCAGAACGTTTTGCTGCCCGGATATACACATTTACAGATCGCAATGCCATCGTCTTTCGGAATGTGGTTTTCAGCCTATGCCGAAAGCTTAATTGATGATATCACCATGTTAAATGCAGCCTCGAAAGTAGTCGACCAGAATCCGCTGGGATCTGCCGCAGGGTACGGAAGCTCATTCCCAATCAACAGAACTTTTACGACTCAGGAATTAGGATTTGAAACGTTAAAGTTTAATGCCGTTGCAGCCCAAATGAGTCGTGGAAAAGCCGAGAAAACTGTAGCTTTTGCTATGAGCAGTGTTGCGGCAACCTTGTCAAAATTTGCCATGGACGTTTGTTTGTATATGAGTCAGAACTTTGATTTTATAAGTTTACCATCGCATCTTACAACAGGTTCCAGTATTATGCCTCACAAGAAAAACCCGGATGTTTTCGAATTGATCAGAGGAAAATGCAATAAGATTCAGGCCCTTCCTTACGAAATAACTTTAATCACTAATAATTTACCAAGTGGCTATCACAGAGATTTTCAGCTTTTAAAAGAAGGCTTGTTTCCTGCGATTCAAAACTTAAAAGCGTGTCTGGACATTGCTATTTTCTCCGTAAAGGACATTACTGTGAAAGACAACATACTGAAAGATAAAAAATACGATTATTTGTTTACAGTAGATACTTTAAATGAAATGGTAGTGGCCGGTATACCTTTCAGAGACGCCTATAAGGAAGTTGCAGAACAGTTGGAGGCCGGAACGTACCAATCGCCTAAAGAAACAAAACACAGCCATGAAGGCAGTATCAATAATTTATGCCTGAATGCTATTAAAGATAAAATGAAAGCAGCTTTATAA
- a CDS encoding DUF2157 domain-containing protein, protein MNKFDDQATKGLWERGLLSKDKYEEITSYRRLHIFSLNAELKLALYLSVLLFTSGIGILIYKNIDSIGHIAILSLLLVVIGICFYFCFKNAKGFQKSETTFEHPVLEYLVLAANILTCIFIGYLQFQYQTFGTHYGLATLIPTLVSFFCAYYFDNKSVLTIAITGLAAYVGLSVTPQDLVNNSNFYQDPSLSYSAILLAALLILWTVYSSRIQLKIHFNIIYHTFALHIASIALIHNLTDTYADGIWLLFAIVLAASTYYFYKASYRLKAISLYVFMIIYAYIGLNIFIFRVFENINFSDIWELFILILPLYFIGSIILFIKLIKKFNKEIAA, encoded by the coding sequence ATGAATAAGTTTGATGATCAGGCCACCAAAGGCCTTTGGGAGAGGGGATTATTGAGTAAAGATAAGTATGAGGAAATTACATCCTATCGCAGATTGCATATTTTTTCACTAAATGCTGAACTTAAATTAGCCCTGTACTTGTCCGTATTATTGTTTACTTCAGGAATCGGGATTTTAATTTACAAAAATATTGATTCAATAGGTCACATTGCAATTCTATCGCTGCTGTTGGTCGTTATTGGAATTTGCTTTTACTTCTGTTTTAAAAATGCCAAAGGATTTCAAAAATCAGAAACCACCTTTGAGCATCCGGTTTTAGAATATTTGGTCCTGGCCGCTAATATACTTACTTGTATTTTTATTGGATATTTACAGTTCCAGTACCAGACCTTCGGTACGCATTACGGACTGGCAACTTTAATTCCAACGCTGGTAAGTTTCTTTTGTGCGTATTATTTCGACAATAAAAGTGTTTTGACAATTGCAATTACCGGTTTGGCGGCTTACGTAGGGCTTTCCGTTACACCACAGGATTTGGTGAATAATAGTAATTTCTACCAGGATCCAAGTTTAAGTTATTCTGCAATTTTACTTGCTGCTTTACTTATTTTATGGACGGTTTACAGCTCCCGAATCCAGTTAAAAATACATTTCAATATTATTTATCACACTTTTGCCCTGCACATTGCCAGTATTGCATTAATTCACAACTTGACGGATACTTATGCGGATGGTATTTGGCTGCTTTTTGCAATTGTTTTGGCTGCTTCAACGTATTATTTTTATAAAGCAAGTTACAGGCTTAAAGCTATTTCACTGTATGTGTTTATGATTATTTATGCCTATATAGGTCTCAATATATTCATCTTTAGAGTTTTTGAGAATATTAATTTTTCAGATATCTGGGAATTATTTATTTTAATTCTTCCGTTATATTTTATAGGTTCGATAATATTGTTTATTAAGTTAATTAAGAAATTCAATAAAGAAATAGCAGCATGA
- the ytxJ gene encoding bacillithiol system redox-active protein YtxJ, which produces MSFFNSIFGNSESADTPKSNVNWTELTDVAQLMEIEAISNEKPVVIFKHSTRCSISRMALKQFEREYALEDTVNPYFLDLIAHRDVSNEIASRFNVYHESPQLILIRNGKAVYDVSHSDIDAEALKSKI; this is translated from the coding sequence ATGAGTTTTTTTAATTCAATCTTCGGGAATTCGGAGTCAGCAGATACCCCAAAAAGCAATGTAAATTGGACGGAATTAACCGATGTTGCCCAATTAATGGAAATCGAAGCGATATCCAACGAAAAACCGGTAGTCATTTTTAAACACAGCACAAGATGTAGCATTAGCCGTATGGCTTTGAAGCAATTTGAACGTGAATATGCTTTAGAAGATACTGTGAATCCTTATTTTTTGGATTTAATAGCACATCGTGATGTCTCAAACGAAATTGCATCGCGATTCAATGTTTATCATGAATCTCCACAATTAATCCTGATCAGAAACGGGAAAGCTGTTTATGATGTTTCCCATAGCGATATTGATGCGGAAGCATTGAAAAGTAAAATCTAG
- the clpB gene encoding ATP-dependent chaperone ClpB, whose amino-acid sequence MNINKFTIKSQEAIQLSQQLAQRNGQQQIENEHIFKAIFEVDENVAPFILKKLNVNVPLFLQILDSTIASFPKVSGGDILLSRDANKALNEAEIIAQKMNDEYVSIEHLILAIFDSKSKVSQILKDQGVTGKGLKAAIEELRKGERVTSASAEETYNSLNKYAKNLNELARTGKLDPVIGRDEEIRRVLQILTRRTKNNPMLIGEPGVGKTAIAEGLAHRIVDGDVPENLKDKIVFSLDMGALIAGAKFKGEFEERLKAVVKEVTSAEGDIVLFIDEIHTLVGAGGGEGAMDAANILKPALARGELRAIGATTLDEYQKYFEKDKALERRFQKVLIDEPDTESAISILRGIKEKYETHHKVQIKDEAIIAAVELSQRYITNRFLPDKAIDLMDEAASKLRMEINSKPEELDVLDRKIMQLEIEIEAIKREKEESKLKILRMDLANLKEERNEIYARWKSEKDIVDGIQAVKLEIEGFKYEAERAERDGDYGKVAEIRYGKIKEAQERQDVLQKQLLEFQSGNSLIKEEVTREDIAEVVAKWTGIPVMKMLQTEREKLLHLEDELHKRVVGQEEAIEAVSDAVRRSRAGLQDLKKPVGTFLFLGTTGVGKTELAKALAEYLFDDENAMTRIDMSEYQERHSVSRLVGAPPGYVGYDEGGQLTEAVRRKPYSVILLDEIEKAHPDTFNILLQVLDEGRLTDNKGRLADFKNTIIIMTSNMGSQIIQDKFENLKGSIESATESAKVEVLGLLKQTVRPEFINRIDEIVMFTPLTVDNISKIVGLQLKSVTKMLALQGITMDATPEAIAYLSDKGYDPQFGARPVKRVVQREVLNQLSKEILAGKITTDSIILLDAFDGQLVFRNQTHKEE is encoded by the coding sequence ATGAATATAAATAAATTTACAATAAAGTCGCAGGAAGCCATACAGTTGTCACAGCAGCTGGCACAACGCAACGGACAGCAACAGATTGAAAACGAACACATTTTTAAAGCTATTTTTGAAGTAGATGAAAATGTTGCACCGTTTATTTTGAAAAAACTGAATGTAAATGTACCGTTGTTTTTACAAATATTAGACAGTACTATTGCAAGCTTTCCAAAAGTTTCGGGAGGAGATATATTGCTTTCCAGAGACGCAAACAAAGCATTGAATGAAGCAGAAATTATTGCTCAAAAAATGAATGATGAATACGTTTCTATCGAACATTTAATTTTGGCTATTTTCGATTCAAAAAGCAAAGTTTCTCAAATTTTAAAGGACCAGGGTGTTACGGGAAAAGGGCTTAAAGCTGCCATTGAAGAACTTCGAAAAGGAGAACGAGTAACATCGGCTTCAGCTGAGGAAACCTATAATTCGTTAAATAAATACGCCAAAAATCTAAACGAACTGGCTCGTACCGGAAAACTAGACCCTGTTATCGGACGTGACGAGGAAATCCGTCGTGTGTTACAGATTTTGACGCGAAGAACCAAAAACAACCCAATGTTAATCGGAGAACCGGGAGTTGGTAAAACGGCTATTGCCGAGGGACTGGCGCATCGAATTGTAGATGGTGACGTGCCGGAAAATTTAAAAGATAAAATCGTTTTCTCATTGGATATGGGGGCATTGATTGCCGGTGCTAAGTTCAAAGGAGAATTTGAAGAACGTTTAAAAGCAGTAGTAAAAGAAGTAACTTCTGCCGAAGGAGATATCGTTTTATTCATTGACGAAATTCACACGCTTGTAGGTGCGGGTGGAGGAGAAGGTGCTATGGATGCGGCTAATATTCTGAAACCGGCTTTGGCTCGTGGTGAGTTAAGAGCCATTGGAGCAACAACTTTAGATGAATATCAAAAGTATTTTGAAAAGGATAAAGCATTGGAGCGTCGTTTCCAAAAAGTTTTAATCGATGAGCCGGATACTGAAAGTGCTATTTCAATTTTGCGCGGGATCAAAGAAAAGTATGAAACCCACCATAAAGTTCAGATTAAAGATGAGGCGATTATTGCTGCGGTAGAATTGTCACAACGCTACATTACCAATCGTTTTTTACCGGACAAAGCTATCGACTTGATGGATGAAGCGGCTTCGAAACTGCGTATGGAAATCAATTCAAAACCGGAAGAACTGGATGTTTTAGATCGTAAGATCATGCAGCTGGAGATTGAAATTGAGGCCATTAAACGTGAAAAAGAAGAAAGCAAACTGAAAATCCTGCGTATGGATCTTGCGAACTTAAAAGAAGAACGCAATGAGATTTATGCAAGATGGAAATCCGAAAAAGATATTGTAGACGGAATTCAGGCGGTAAAACTCGAAATTGAAGGCTTTAAATATGAAGCGGAACGTGCGGAACGTGACGGGGATTATGGAAAAGTGGCCGAAATTCGTTACGGTAAAATAAAGGAAGCGCAGGAACGTCAGGATGTTTTGCAAAAACAATTGCTGGAGTTTCAATCCGGTAATTCTTTGATTAAAGAAGAAGTAACCCGTGAAGATATTGCCGAGGTGGTTGCAAAATGGACCGGGATTCCGGTGATGAAAATGCTTCAGACCGAAAGAGAAAAACTTTTGCATCTGGAAGACGAATTACATAAACGTGTGGTAGGTCAGGAAGAAGCAATTGAAGCGGTGAGTGATGCTGTGCGTAGAAGCCGTGCCGGTTTGCAGGATTTGAAAAAGCCCGTTGGAACGTTCTTGTTTTTAGGAACTACCGGAGTAGGTAAAACGGAGTTGGCTAAAGCTTTGGCGGAATATCTTTTTGACGACGAAAATGCCATGACCCGTATCGATATGAGTGAGTATCAGGAACGTCACAGTGTGAGCCGTTTAGTAGGTGCGCCTCCCGGATACGTAGGTTATGACGAAGGAGGACAGCTGACAGAAGCAGTTCGTAGAAAACCCTATTCTGTTATTCTGTTAGACGAGATTGAAAAAGCGCATCCGGACACGTTTAATATCCTGCTTCAGGTTTTAGATGAAGGTCGTTTGACGGATAACAAAGGACGTCTGGCCGATTTTAAAAATACCATTATCATTATGACTTCTAATATGGGAAGTCAGATTATACAGGATAAGTTTGAAAACTTAAAAGGAAGTATTGAATCGGCTACCGAATCTGCAAAGGTTGAAGTTTTAGGATTACTGAAACAAACTGTTCGTCCGGAATTTATCAACCGTATCGATGAGATCGTGATGTTTACGCCTTTAACAGTAGATAATATTTCTAAAATTGTAGGTTTACAGTTGAAGAGTGTTACAAAAATGCTGGCTTTACAAGGTATTACAATGGACGCAACACCGGAAGCAATTGCTTACTTATCTGATAAAGGATATGACCCTCAGTTTGGTGCTAGACCTGTAAAAAGAGTAGTTCAGAGAGAAGTATTGAACCAGTTGTCAAAAGAGATTCTGGCAGGAAAGATTACTACGGACAGTATCATCCTATTAGATGCTTTTGACGGACAATTGGTTTTTAGAAATCAAACGCATAAAGAAGAATAA
- a CDS encoding T9SS type A sorting domain-containing protein encodes MKEKRRTFLGLLVTCISFMSSAYSQQSVVVAGGNATGSGGSSSYSVGQISYVSLSGANESVLQGVQQPYEVTTLGNDDFKGIDLVMTAYPNPTVDVLTLVITKEEWKDLSYRLFDTTGKIVSENLKIAGSETSVPMQQLNHGIYFLTVNKGNKSIKTFKIIKK; translated from the coding sequence ATGAAAGAAAAACGACGGACTTTTTTAGGTTTATTAGTTACCTGCATTTCATTTATGAGCAGTGCTTATTCTCAACAGAGTGTGGTAGTTGCAGGAGGAAATGCTACCGGAAGCGGTGGTAGCTCCAGTTATTCGGTTGGACAGATCTCATATGTGAGCTTATCTGGTGCTAACGAATCTGTTTTGCAAGGTGTTCAACAGCCTTATGAGGTAACCACTCTGGGCAATGATGATTTTAAAGGTATTGATCTTGTCATGACCGCTTATCCAAATCCCACTGTTGATGTGCTTACTTTAGTCATTACCAAAGAAGAGTGGAAAGATTTGTCTTACAGGCTTTTTGATACAACTGGAAAGATTGTATCTGAGAACTTAAAAATTGCGGGTTCCGAAACGAGCGTGCCAATGCAGCAATTAAATCACGGAATTTATTTTCTGACGGTAAATAAAGGAAACAAAAGCATAAAAACGTTTAAAATCATAAAAAAATAA
- a CDS encoding DUF808 domain-containing protein, with protein sequence MASGFFVLLDDIAAIMDDVAVMSKVAAKKTAGILGDDLAVNAEKASGFASSRELPVLWAISKGSLLNKVIILPIAFLLSAFLPVAIIIILVLGGLFLAYEGAEKIYEFVFPHKHEESEGITDETFTEEEILEAEKGKIKSAIVTDFILSVEIVIIALGTVIGQPLSQQIIVTSIIALVATVGVYGIVALIVRMDEAGYKLIKFSKKEKSISKFIGNILVKALPLVIKSLTVIGTIALILVAGGIFVHYIPFIHHLMEEINVPSILKEFVTGLVLGFAVLAVISLFKKVFGKKETV encoded by the coding sequence ATGGCATCAGGTTTTTTCGTACTATTAGACGATATCGCAGCAATCATGGATGATGTTGCAGTAATGAGTAAAGTTGCAGCAAAGAAAACAGCAGGTATTTTGGGCGATGATTTAGCCGTAAATGCTGAGAAAGCTTCAGGGTTCGCATCCTCGAGAGAGCTTCCGGTATTATGGGCAATCAGCAAAGGTTCGTTGTTGAATAAAGTGATTATTTTACCCATTGCTTTTTTGTTAAGTGCTTTTTTACCAGTAGCCATCATTATAATTCTGGTACTTGGAGGTTTGTTTTTGGCTTATGAAGGAGCGGAGAAAATCTACGAATTTGTATTTCCACACAAACATGAAGAATCTGAAGGAATCACAGACGAAACGTTTACAGAAGAAGAAATTTTAGAAGCTGAGAAAGGAAAAATAAAATCAGCAATCGTGACCGATTTTATCTTATCTGTCGAAATTGTGATTATTGCTTTAGGTACCGTAATTGGTCAGCCACTTAGCCAGCAAATCATCGTAACGTCAATAATTGCCTTAGTTGCAACTGTTGGGGTTTATGGTATCGTGGCACTTATTGTCAGAATGGATGAAGCAGGGTATAAGCTAATTAAATTCAGTAAAAAAGAGAAAAGTATCTCGAAATTTATTGGAAACATACTAGTAAAAGCATTGCCTTTGGTCATTAAAAGTTTAACCGTAATTGGTACAATTGCTTTGATTTTGGTAGCAGGCGGAATTTTTGTACATTATATCCCGTTCATACATCATTTAATGGAAGAAATTAATGTGCCTTCTATTCTAAAAGAATTTGTTACAGGTTTAGTGTTAGGTTTTGCAGTATTGGCTGTAATAAGTCTGTTTAAAAAAGTATTCGGTAAAAAAGAAACTGTTTAA
- a CDS encoding carbon-nitrogen hydrolase produces MPKRKYKIAVIQLNLNDVAENNLKKCISWVRDAATKGAEVILLPELYSSHYFCQSEDVDNFALAEPLYSTSFIAFSALAKELGVVIIVPFFEKRMAGIYHNSAYIIDTDGTEAGLYRKMHIPDDPHFYEKFYFTPGDLGFQAIETKKGKVGTLICWDQWYPEAARITALKGAEVLFYPTAIGWHPKEKEEYGDNQYGAWMNVMKGHAVANGVFVAAANRIGLEKYIEGTEGIQFWGASFIAGPQGEILAQASHDQEEILIAEVDLDLQENVRQNWPFFRDRRIDAFGDITKRAIDQ; encoded by the coding sequence ATGCCGAAAAGAAAGTATAAAATAGCCGTTATTCAGTTAAATCTGAATGATGTTGCCGAGAATAATCTTAAAAAATGTATCAGCTGGGTAAGAGACGCAGCTACTAAGGGAGCTGAAGTAATATTGCTTCCGGAATTGTACAGCAGTCATTATTTTTGCCAAAGCGAAGATGTAGATAATTTTGCATTAGCCGAACCATTGTACAGCACTTCATTTATTGCTTTTAGTGCTTTGGCAAAGGAATTGGGAGTAGTAATTATTGTTCCTTTCTTTGAGAAGAGAATGGCAGGAATTTATCACAATAGTGCTTACATCATTGATACGGATGGAACAGAAGCAGGATTATACCGTAAAATGCACATTCCGGACGATCCGCATTTTTATGAAAAATTCTATTTCACGCCGGGTGACTTAGGTTTTCAGGCTATTGAGACTAAAAAAGGAAAAGTGGGAACACTTATTTGCTGGGACCAATGGTATCCGGAAGCAGCACGTATTACTGCTTTAAAAGGGGCTGAGGTTTTATTTTATCCAACAGCAATTGGATGGCATCCAAAAGAAAAAGAAGAATACGGAGATAATCAATATGGTGCATGGATGAACGTAATGAAAGGTCATGCTGTTGCGAATGGTGTTTTTGTTGCCGCTGCAAACCGTATTGGATTAGAAAAATATATTGAAGGAACAGAAGGAATTCAGTTTTGGGGGGCTTCGTTTATCGCAGGGCCTCAGGGTGAGATCTTAGCTCAGGCTTCTCACGATCAGGAAGAAATTTTAATTGCTGAAGTTGATTTGGATCTACAGGAAAACGTACGTCAGAACTGGCCGTTTTTCAGAGACAGAAGAATTGATGCTTTTGGAGATATTACTAAAAGAGCGATTGATCAATAA
- a CDS encoding OmpA family protein — protein MKKKLASVSLLLLSIAASAQNTTTTSTQSSIDKPAYNKWSIELNGGLNKPMRAMTPGYSTESLSAFHADLGARYMFNPKFGLKLDVGYDQFQERKDTPEFDSKYYRASLQGVINLGRALNFETWTNTFGLLAHGGFGVSQLSSDKGFDGKDYMAHGIMGLTGQVRLSNRVALTGDLTGIVNGRQNHNFDGKGVPTTGSLDGVLLNASVGLTFYLGKNTKHADWYSEENERLNKLEDRVNTIETNLIDTDKDGVADLYDLEPNTISGVAVNTKGQSIDNNQNGVPDELESYLDKTYAKKGSEVAPTNRTVEELINGGYVNVYFDFNSSKPTNTSLSGVDFLVKYLKNNPGKSADIIGYADEIGNSSYNTELSRKRAEAVKKIATNAGIDASRLNVIANGEDTSVNKNSKEARQIVRRVTFQVK, from the coding sequence ATGAAAAAGAAATTAGCTTCAGTATCACTTTTACTACTATCAATCGCTGCCAGTGCGCAAAACACTACAACGACATCGACCCAGTCTTCAATTGACAAACCTGCTTATAATAAATGGTCTATAGAATTAAACGGAGGTTTAAACAAACCGATGAGAGCCATGACACCTGGCTATTCAACAGAGTCACTTAGTGCATTTCATGCCGATTTAGGTGCCAGATATATGTTTAATCCTAAATTTGGTTTGAAACTGGATGTTGGATACGATCAATTTCAGGAACGTAAAGACACTCCGGAGTTTGACAGTAAATATTACAGAGCAAGTTTACAAGGGGTTATTAACCTTGGAAGAGCTTTAAACTTTGAAACCTGGACAAATACTTTTGGTTTATTGGCCCATGGAGGTTTTGGTGTTTCTCAATTAAGCAGCGATAAAGGTTTTGACGGGAAAGATTATATGGCTCACGGAATTATGGGATTAACCGGACAAGTAAGACTTAGCAACAGAGTTGCTTTAACCGGAGATCTTACCGGAATTGTTAACGGAAGACAAAACCACAACTTTGACGGAAAAGGTGTTCCTACTACCGGTTCATTAGACGGTGTGTTACTAAATGCATCTGTTGGTTTGACGTTTTACTTAGGTAAAAACACAAAACATGCTGACTGGTATTCTGAAGAAAATGAAAGACTAAACAAATTAGAAGACCGAGTGAATACAATTGAGACTAATCTTATTGATACCGATAAAGATGGTGTTGCTGATTTGTATGATTTAGAGCCAAACACGATTTCAGGAGTGGCTGTAAATACTAAAGGACAATCTATTGACAACAATCAAAATGGTGTGCCGGATGAATTAGAAAGCTACTTAGATAAAACTTATGCTAAAAAAGGAAGTGAAGTAGCTCCAACAAACCGTACTGTTGAAGAACTAATCAACGGAGGATATGTAAATGTATACTTTGATTTCAATTCTTCTAAACCAACCAATACTTCTCTATCTGGTGTTGATTTCTTAGTGAAATACCTGAAAAACAATCCTGGTAAATCAGCAGATATTATTGGATACGCAGACGAAATTGGAAACTCTAGTTACAATACTGAATTATCAAGAAAAAGAGCTGAAGCAGTTAAAAAGATTGCAACAAATGCAGGAATCGATGCTTCAAGGCTAAATGTAATTGCTAACGGTGAAGACACTTCTGTGAACAAAAACTCAAAAGAAGCGCGTCAAATCGTAAGAAGAGTTACTTTCCAGGTGAAATAA